The following proteins come from a genomic window of Ictalurus furcatus strain D&B chromosome 12, Billie_1.0, whole genome shotgun sequence:
- the npepl1 gene encoding probable aminopeptidase NPEPL1, with translation MANVVLEFKASVGDLEPKGCPVLIIGQLGYLQQINWTQVKGKLLPVVTKETWQSALSSLNPNPTDSCPLYLNYVSVAALPSRVSRHNSPSSAHFLTRLVRTCLPAGNNRCILMLCEQSDVFASACAIARAFPLFTRRSASCTLEKKRVTVEFVIVGQDTSHLDPSTLASLNNVVDGVRLAARIVDTPCSEMNTDHFLEEIKAVGNELGITPTIIRGKELKQRGFGGIYGVGKAAEHPPALAVLSHTPSGATQTIAWIGKGIVYDTGGLSIKSKSTMPGMKRDCGGAAAILGAFKAAVKQGFKDNLHAVFCLAENAVGPTATRPDDIHTLYSGKTVEINNTDAEGRLVLSDGVVYASKDLAADIILDMATLTGGQGISTGKYHAAIMTNSEQWEMACVRAGRSSGDLTHPLVYCPELHFSEFTSAVADMKNSVADRENAQSSCAGLFIGSHLGFDWPGVWVHVDIASPVHSGERATGFGVALLLALFGQASEDPLLNMVSPLGITAANDSSGDQMERDCKRRRLV, from the exons ACATGGCAGTCAGCTTTGAGCAGTCTCAATCCCAACCCTACAGACAGTTGCCCTCTGTATTTGAATTATGTGAGTGTGGCGGCACTGCCCTCTCGCGTAAGCCGTCACAACAGTCCATCCTCTGCCCACTTTCTTACTCGGTTGGTTCGCACCTGCCTGCCTGCTGGCAACAATCGCTGCATCCTG ATGCTGTGTGAACAGTCTGATGTGTTTGCATCAGCATGTGCCATTGCCCGTGCTTTCCCACTCTTTACTCGCCGCTCTGCCTCATGCACACTGGAGAAGAAGCGTGTCACCGTGGAGTTTGTCATTGTTGGCCAGGACACTAGCCACTTGGATCCTTCCACgttggct TCCCTTAATAATGTGGTCGATGGTGTTCGTCTGGCAGCACGAATTGTGGACACTCCTTGCAGTGAGATGAATACCGACCACTTTCTGGAG GAGATCAAAGCAGTGGGAAACGAACTGGGCATCACACCAACTATAATTCGAGGCAAGGAATTAAAACAAAGAGGCTTTGGAG GTATTTATGGTGTAGGTAAAGCAGCTGAACACCCACCTGCTTTGGCTGTGCTTAGTCACACTCCCTCAGGTGCCACTCAAACCATTGCATGGATTGGCAAGGGCATTGTATATGACACAGGTGGCCTTAGCATTAAAAGCAAA AGCACAATGCCAGGCATGAAGAGAGATTGTGGCGGAGCAGCTGCTATTTTGGGAGCTTTTAAAGCCGCTGTGAAGCAG GGGTTTAAGGATAACCTGCATGCAGTGTTCTGCCTGGCTGAGAATGCAGTGGGGCCTACAGCTACTCGGCCAGATGATATCCACACACTGTACTCTGGAAA GACAgtggaaataaataatactgaTGCAGAGGGAAGGTTGGTGCTGTCTGATGGTGTTGTATATGCCAGTAAGGATCTCGCTGCAGATATTATCCTGGATATGGCAACTCTGACTGgaggccag GGAATCTCCACTGGAAAATACCATGCTGCTATTATGACCAACAGTGAGCAGTGGGAGATGGCGTGTGTGAGAGCAGGCCGCAGCAGTGGTGATCTCACGCATCCTCTTGTCTACTGCCCTGAACTCCACTTCAGTGAATTCACCTCTGCAGTTGCTGACATGAAGAACTCTGTAGCG GATCGTGAGAATGCTCAGAGCTCCTGTGCTGGCCTCTTTATTGGCTCTCACTTGGGTTTTGACTGGCCTGGTGTGTGGGTACATGTGGATATTGCCTCACCTGTGcacagt GGTGAACGTGCTACAGGTTTTGGAGTAGCTCTGCTCTTGGCTCTGTTTGGTCAGGCATCTGAAGACCCGCTTCTCAACATGGTCTCTCCTTTGGGCATCACTGCTGCAAATGATTCCTCAGGAGaccagatggagagagactgcAAAAGGAGAAGATTAGTCTGA